From a single Calothrix sp. NIES-2098 genomic region:
- a CDS encoding amino acid permease-associated region: MSGGLSMSLYPQIKKFLLGKSLPTSAHSEERLSNAAALAVLSSDALSSVAYATEEILLVLVAAGSGALGLSLPIAIAIIILLGIVVLSYRQTIRAYPKGGGSYIVARENLGIYPGLVAGGSLMIDYILTVTVSISAGTAALTSAIPALRPFTVSLCLIFIFLLMLANLRGVKESGRIFMIPTYGFIASIFVLIGIGLFKHAIGEEVAAYPPIPVHEGLSLFFILRAFSAGCTALTGVEAISDGVLAFKEPEWKNARITLIYLGVILGLMFIGITYLSNMYHLVPEEGQTVVSLLGREILGNGPFYYFVQIVTLLVLLLAANTSYADFPRLCYFLARDGFLPRQLALLGDRLVYSNGIILLSICAGILVIIFKGQVNAVIPLYAVGVFTSFTLSQAGMVRHWFQSRESNWRASALMNGLGAIATAVVLGVIISTKFLLGAWLVVVAIPVVVALFITIRQHYEHVAERLSVQDMAPRSYIPRPKPTVVTHPAVVVVGQLNRGTVEALDYARTIADEIVAVHVDINGSTDREKLQSKWRQLESDIPLEIIDSPYRSVIEPIVDFVAQFEERHPDVFTTIVIPAFVTRNWWEGLLHNQTTLFLKTALRAKKSRVVSTVRYYL, translated from the coding sequence TTGTCAGGTGGACTTAGTATGTCCCTCTACCCACAAATCAAAAAATTTTTACTTGGTAAATCCTTACCAACCAGCGCTCATAGTGAAGAGCGATTGAGTAACGCTGCTGCTTTAGCAGTGCTTTCCTCAGATGCGCTTTCCTCTGTGGCTTATGCTACAGAAGAAATCCTGCTGGTTCTAGTCGCAGCGGGAAGTGGTGCTTTGGGTTTGTCTCTACCTATTGCTATAGCGATTATCATCCTACTGGGCATAGTTGTGCTTTCCTATCGGCAAACCATTCGTGCTTATCCTAAAGGCGGTGGTTCCTACATCGTTGCTAGAGAAAACCTGGGTATTTATCCAGGTCTAGTAGCAGGGGGTTCGCTGATGATTGACTATATTTTGACAGTCACAGTCAGTATATCTGCGGGTACAGCCGCCCTAACTTCAGCAATTCCCGCACTGCGACCTTTCACCGTTAGCCTGTGCTTAATTTTCATTTTCTTGTTGATGCTGGCAAATCTCAGAGGTGTGAAGGAATCAGGCAGAATATTTATGATTCCTACCTATGGATTTATTGCCAGTATTTTTGTGCTAATTGGTATTGGTTTATTCAAACATGCTATTGGGGAAGAAGTAGCAGCATATCCTCCAATTCCCGTGCATGAAGGACTGAGTTTGTTTTTCATATTGCGAGCCTTTTCTGCTGGCTGTACAGCACTGACTGGAGTAGAAGCAATATCTGATGGGGTCTTAGCCTTTAAAGAACCAGAGTGGAAAAATGCTCGGATCACATTGATTTATTTGGGCGTGATTCTGGGGCTGATGTTTATTGGCATCACTTATTTATCCAATATGTATCATCTGGTGCCAGAGGAGGGACAAACAGTAGTTTCTCTTTTAGGTAGAGAAATTTTGGGTAATGGCCCGTTCTACTATTTCGTTCAAATTGTTACTCTGTTGGTTTTGTTGTTAGCAGCAAATACCAGCTATGCCGATTTCCCCAGACTTTGCTACTTTTTGGCACGGGATGGCTTTTTACCCAGACAATTAGCGCTGTTAGGCGATCGCTTAGTCTACTCCAATGGTATTATTCTCCTCAGCATTTGTGCCGGAATTTTAGTCATTATCTTTAAAGGACAAGTGAACGCTGTGATTCCGTTATATGCGGTAGGTGTATTCACTTCCTTTACCCTGTCTCAAGCTGGGATGGTGCGCCACTGGTTTCAATCACGAGAATCAAATTGGCGTGCTAGCGCGCTCATGAATGGTTTAGGAGCCATTGCGACAGCTGTTGTACTAGGAGTAATTATTTCAACTAAGTTTCTCTTAGGAGCTTGGTTAGTAGTAGTAGCTATTCCTGTGGTAGTGGCATTATTCATCACCATTCGTCAACACTATGAACACGTAGCCGAACGTTTGAGCGTTCAGGATATGGCACCTCGAAGTTATATCCCTCGGCCTAAACCAACAGTAGTTACCCATCCTGCGGTAGTGGTAGTCGGACAACTAAACCGAGGAACAGTAGAGGCTTTGGACTATGCACGTACCATCGCCGATGAAATTGTGGCAGTTCATGTAGATATAAACGGTTCTACAGACAGAGAAAAACTGCAATCCAAATGGCGACAATTAGAGTCTGATATTCCTTTAGAAATTATCGACTCACCCTATCGCTCTGTGATTGAGCCGATTGTCGATTTTGTCGCTCAGTTTGAGGAGCGTCATCCAGATGTTTTTACCACTATCGTTATTCCTGCTTTTGTAACGCGCAACTGGTGGGAAGGTCTTTTGCACAACCAAACAACTCTGTTCTTAAAAACAGCTTTAAGGGCTAAAAAAAGTCGAGTTGTCTCAACTGTTAGATATTACTTGTAA
- a CDS encoding nuclease SbcCD, D subunit: MIKILHLSDIHMGSGFSHGRINPATGLNTRLEDFVNTLSLCIDRAIADEVDLVIFGGDAFPDATPPPYVQEAFASQFRRLVDGNIPTVLLVGNHDQHSQGLGGASLCIYRTLGVRGFVVGDTVTTHRIQTRNGKVQVVTLPWLTRSTLMTRQETESLSLAEVNQLLTERLQVVLESEVRRLDPDVPTVLLAHLMADNAALGAERFLAVGKGFTLPLSLLTRPCFDYVALGHVHRHQNLNKSNDPPVIYPGSIERVDFSEEKEDKGYVIIELEKGKANWEFCPLPVRTFRTIEVDLSKVEDPQAALMKAIAKYNIQDAVVRLIYKLRSEQLDLIDNSSLHSALSSAHTYTIQPELLSQLARPRIPELSASSSIDPMEALKTYLSNREDLKDIAGSMLEAAQKLLADDVEVWLEGATHD; encoded by the coding sequence ATGATTAAAATCCTCCATCTTTCCGATATCCACATGGGTAGCGGTTTCTCCCACGGACGCATCAATCCAGCCACAGGATTAAACACGCGATTGGAGGATTTTGTCAATACATTATCTCTATGTATTGACCGCGCGATCGCAGATGAAGTGGATTTAGTGATATTTGGCGGTGATGCTTTTCCTGATGCGACACCACCGCCTTACGTACAAGAAGCTTTTGCTAGTCAATTTCGCCGTCTTGTAGATGGCAATATCCCTACAGTATTGTTAGTAGGCAATCACGACCAACATTCCCAAGGATTAGGGGGTGCGAGTTTATGTATTTACCGCACGTTAGGTGTGCGGGGGTTTGTTGTTGGGGATACAGTCACCACCCACCGCATCCAAACTCGTAACGGTAAAGTTCAAGTGGTTACTCTTCCTTGGCTAACCCGTTCTACGTTGATGACTCGCCAAGAAACGGAAAGTTTGTCACTAGCGGAAGTTAACCAACTATTAACAGAACGCCTGCAAGTTGTTTTAGAATCAGAAGTTCGCCGTCTCGATCCCGATGTTCCCACTGTACTTTTAGCTCACTTGATGGCTGACAATGCAGCTTTGGGAGCCGAACGCTTTTTAGCTGTAGGTAAAGGCTTTACTCTACCTCTATCTTTGCTGACACGTCCCTGTTTTGATTATGTTGCTTTGGGACACGTCCACCGCCACCAGAATTTAAATAAATCCAACGATCCGCCGGTGATTTATCCCGGAAGCATTGAGCGAGTAGATTTTAGCGAAGAAAAGGAAGACAAAGGTTATGTAATTATTGAACTGGAGAAGGGTAAAGCTAATTGGGAGTTTTGTCCTTTACCCGTGCGGACATTCCGAACAATTGAGGTAGATTTATCCAAAGTAGAAGATCCGCAAGCAGCATTAATGAAAGCGATCGCTAAATACAATATTCAAGATGCTGTAGTTCGGTTAATCTATAAACTGCGCTCCGAACAGTTAGATTTAATTGATAATTCCTCGCTGCATAGTGCTTTAAGTTCCGCACACACCTACACCATTCAACCAGAATTGCTGAGTCAGTTAGCTAGACCTCGCATTCCCGAACTGAGTGCGAGTAGTAGCATTGACCCTATGGAAGCCTTAAAAACTTACTTAAGTAATCGCGAAGATCTCAAAGATATCGCTGGCTCCATGCTAGAAGCTGCACAGAAACTACTTGCAGACGATGTAGAAGTCTGGCTGGAAGGCGCAACTCATGATTAG
- a CDS encoding beta-Ig-H3/fasciclin, whose product MADIVDIAVGADSFKTLVTAVQAAGLVETLKSPGPFTVFAPNDDAFAKLPPGTIQTLVQNIPQLTRILKYHVVPGKLFQADLAKLGTVTSVEGSPIKIDCSDGFEVKNATVLAADIEADNGVIHVIDTVILMG is encoded by the coding sequence ATGGCGGATATTGTTGATATTGCAGTTGGTGCTGACTCTTTTAAAACTTTAGTAACAGCTGTTCAAGCTGCTGGTTTAGTAGAGACATTAAAGAGTCCGGGGCCGTTTACTGTCTTTGCACCAAATGATGATGCTTTTGCCAAGTTACCACCAGGAACTATACAAACTCTGGTGCAAAATATTCCCCAACTAACGCGCATTTTAAAATACCATGTGGTTCCCGGAAAGCTTTTCCAGGCTGATTTAGCGAAACTTGGTACAGTTACTTCTGTGGAAGGTTCACCCATAAAAATTGATTGCTCTGATGGATTTGAAGTTAAAAATGCCACAGTTTTAGCAGCAGATATCGAAGCAGATAACGGTGTAATTCACGTGATCGATACAGTGATTTTAATGGGTTAA